One region of Miscanthus floridulus cultivar M001 chromosome 19, ASM1932011v1, whole genome shotgun sequence genomic DNA includes:
- the LOC136527487 gene encoding uncharacterized methyltransferase At2g41040, chloroplastic isoform X1, with protein MELQLLARPAAAAPFSSARPSLQLPAPAPGPSRPRRPGFPTLLAAAAAAAAIAAEPETKEQQQNSNMETEVFACPVCYEPLMRKGPPGINLPAIYRSGFKCSKCNKSFTSKDIFLDLTVIAGTKEYSEQKPARTELFRSPLVSFLYERGWRQNFNRSGSPGLDEEFQMAQDYFQPVAGGILLDVSCGSGLFTRKFAKSGTYSAVIALDFSENMLRQCYEFIKQDDTLLNANLALVRADISRLPFASCSVDAIHAGAAIHCWPSPSNAVAEISRVLRPGGVFVGTTFLSSPRNNPFSVEALRPLRQIVGPVNTSYNYFTEGELEDLCKSCGLVNYSSNVQRSFIMFSGQKPY; from the exons ATGGAGCTGCAGCTGCTGGCACGACCCGCGGCGGCCGCGCCGTTCTCCTCCGCGCGACCCTCGCTACAGCTCCCCGCCCCGGCCCCGGGCCCATCCCGTCCCCGTCGGCCCGGGTTCCCTACTCTCCTCGCCGCCGCTGCTGCAGCTGCGGCGATCGCCGCGGAGCCG GAAACAAAAGAGCAGCAGCAGAATAGCAATATGGAAACTGAGGTGTTTGCCTGCCCTGTCTGCTACGAGCCATTGATGAGAAAAGGGCCACCAGGCATAAACTT GCCAGCAATTTATAGGTCAGGATTCAAGTGTTCAAAGTGCAACAAGTCATTTACCAGCAAAGACATCTTCTTGGACCTCACTGTAATTGCAGGGACAAAAGAATATAGTGAACAGAAGCCCGCTAGAACTGAGCTGTTCAGGAGTCCACTTGTCTCATTTCTTTATGAGAGAGGGTGGCGACAAAACTTTAATCGGAGTGGTTCCCCTGGTCTTGATGAAGAG TTTCAAATGGCTCAAGACTATTTTCAACCCGTTGCTGGTGGTATCCTTCTTGATGTCAGCTGTGGCAGTGGCTTGTTTACTAGGAAGTTTGCAAAATCTGGGACATACTCAGCTGTGATCGCTTTGGACTTCTCTGAGAATATGCTCCGCCAATGCTATGAATTCATTAAGCAAGATGATACTCTCCTCAATGC GAATCTAGCACTCGTGAGAGCTGATATTTCAAGGCTCCCTTTTGCTTCTTGTTCAGTAGATGCCATTCATGCTGGAGCGGCTATCCATTGTTGGCCCTCACCCTCTAATGCG GTAGCTGAAATAAGCCGTGTCCTGAGGCCTGGTGGAGTCTTTGTGGGAACCACCTTCTTATCCTCTCCCAGGAACAACCCATTCTCTGTTGAAGCACTAAGGCCACTTAGACAG ATTGTTGGACCAGTTAACACCAGCTACAACTATTTTACTGAAGGAGAGCTAGAAGACTTGTGCAAATCCTGTGGCCTTGTCAACTACAGCAGCAATGTTCAGAGGTCATTTATCATGTTCTCCGGGCAAAAGCCGTATTGA
- the LOC136527487 gene encoding uncharacterized methyltransferase At2g41040, chloroplastic isoform X2, which translates to METEVFACPVCYEPLMRKGPPGINLPAIYRSGFKCSKCNKSFTSKDIFLDLTVIAGTKEYSEQKPARTELFRSPLVSFLYERGWRQNFNRSGSPGLDEEFQMAQDYFQPVAGGILLDVSCGSGLFTRKFAKSGTYSAVIALDFSENMLRQCYEFIKQDDTLLNANLALVRADISRLPFASCSVDAIHAGAAIHCWPSPSNAVAEISRVLRPGGVFVGTTFLSSPRNNPFSVEALRPLRQIVGPVNTSYNYFTEGELEDLCKSCGLVNYSSNVQRSFIMFSGQKPY; encoded by the exons ATGGAAACTGAGGTGTTTGCCTGCCCTGTCTGCTACGAGCCATTGATGAGAAAAGGGCCACCAGGCATAAACTT GCCAGCAATTTATAGGTCAGGATTCAAGTGTTCAAAGTGCAACAAGTCATTTACCAGCAAAGACATCTTCTTGGACCTCACTGTAATTGCAGGGACAAAAGAATATAGTGAACAGAAGCCCGCTAGAACTGAGCTGTTCAGGAGTCCACTTGTCTCATTTCTTTATGAGAGAGGGTGGCGACAAAACTTTAATCGGAGTGGTTCCCCTGGTCTTGATGAAGAG TTTCAAATGGCTCAAGACTATTTTCAACCCGTTGCTGGTGGTATCCTTCTTGATGTCAGCTGTGGCAGTGGCTTGTTTACTAGGAAGTTTGCAAAATCTGGGACATACTCAGCTGTGATCGCTTTGGACTTCTCTGAGAATATGCTCCGCCAATGCTATGAATTCATTAAGCAAGATGATACTCTCCTCAATGC GAATCTAGCACTCGTGAGAGCTGATATTTCAAGGCTCCCTTTTGCTTCTTGTTCAGTAGATGCCATTCATGCTGGAGCGGCTATCCATTGTTGGCCCTCACCCTCTAATGCG GTAGCTGAAATAAGCCGTGTCCTGAGGCCTGGTGGAGTCTTTGTGGGAACCACCTTCTTATCCTCTCCCAGGAACAACCCATTCTCTGTTGAAGCACTAAGGCCACTTAGACAG ATTGTTGGACCAGTTAACACCAGCTACAACTATTTTACTGAAGGAGAGCTAGAAGACTTGTGCAAATCCTGTGGCCTTGTCAACTACAGCAGCAATGTTCAGAGGTCATTTATCATGTTCTCCGGGCAAAAGCCGTATTGA